The following proteins are encoded in a genomic region of Candidatus Sulfotelmatobacter sp.:
- a CDS encoding MBL fold metallo-hydrolase has translation MSLGLGRLAALLLLLPFTSASPVPAPTRTEVAPGIYLFQTPPYGDVGLDGNSVAVVSDDGVLVFDANGTPAAARAVLAEIRKLTRQPVRYLVYSHWHWDHWYGAQVYADAFPNLVIISHATTRALMAGPAIAFNQPGLDRQLPAHIHDIEEQLAKSRASNPPSADAAKWQQHLDQDQFFLAQKRAARHVLANLTFTDSLTIHLGSREIHVLHVDRAITPGDAFLYLPHENLVVSGDLLVNPITFALFCYPRGWIRSLEWIDALDAATVIPGHGAALHDENLLHDTLRLLRRERELGLEQRSRGQPVASAVQVISADSEIQALRATITQRDSARYQEFGVYLVDWFVRRVYAEAEAPLTDSIPALP, from the coding sequence ATGAGTCTCGGACTCGGCCGCCTGGCTGCGCTGCTCCTGCTGCTGCCGTTCACCTCGGCCTCGCCGGTCCCGGCGCCCACCCGGACCGAGGTCGCCCCCGGCATCTACCTGTTCCAGACCCCGCCCTATGGCGACGTCGGGCTCGACGGCAATTCGGTCGCGGTGGTGTCAGACGACGGCGTGCTGGTGTTCGACGCCAATGGGACTCCGGCGGCCGCCCGAGCCGTACTGGCCGAGATTCGCAAGCTCACGCGGCAGCCGGTCCGCTATCTGGTCTATTCGCACTGGCACTGGGACCACTGGTACGGAGCCCAGGTGTATGCGGACGCCTTCCCGAATCTGGTGATCATCAGCCACGCGACGACCCGCGCCCTGATGGCCGGGCCGGCGATCGCATTCAACCAGCCCGGACTCGACCGCCAGCTCCCCGCGCACATTCACGACATCGAAGAGCAGCTCGCGAAGTCGCGGGCCTCGAATCCGCCGTCGGCCGACGCCGCGAAGTGGCAACAGCACCTTGATCAAGACCAGTTCTTCCTCGCCCAAAAGCGCGCGGCGCGCCATGTGCTCGCCAACCTGACCTTCACCGACTCGCTCACCATCCACCTCGGCTCGCGAGAGATCCACGTGCTGCACGTCGATCGCGCCATCACGCCGGGCGACGCGTTCCTCTACTTGCCCCACGAGAACCTCGTGGTGAGCGGGGACCTGCTCGTCAACCCGATCACCTTCGCGCTCTTCTGCTATCCCCGGGGCTGGATCCGCTCGCTGGAATGGATCGACGCGCTGGACGCGGCGACCGTGATCCCGGGGCACGGCGCGGCGCTCCACGACGAGAATCTCCTGCACGACACGCTGAGGCTGCTGCGGCGCGAGCGGGAGCTGGGGCTCGAGCAGAGATCCCGGGGTCAACCGGTGGCTTCGGCCGTGCAGGTCATTTCCGCCGATTCGGAGATCCAGGCGCTTCGCGCCACCATCACCCAACGGGACAGCGCGCGGTACCAGGAGTTCGGCGTCTATCTGGTCGACTGGTTCGTGCGCCGAGTCTATGCCGAAGCCGAGGCGCCCCTTACGGACTCCATTCCGGCCCTGCCCTGA